Proteins from a genomic interval of Phyllopteryx taeniolatus isolate TA_2022b chromosome 3, UOR_Ptae_1.2, whole genome shotgun sequence:
- the LOC133475600 gene encoding histone-lysine N-methyltransferase SETD1B-A-like isoform X4: MGNVIRVEIDPKGENRLRYLQLLCNGLCTPWSLPVGSGDRSLPGAIDNLPSNSSPGSLSPDTAYSGVGQDTPRSFGRVAEVSEVKLDLKDRRPPACLPLFRQSDRQKRAQWWKTENTFADNPAKHSFELVSPGPEFGNVLPPTSDAFPRNSLSIFGFNSAANEQADVSFPSDARADLPQSPVNVVPRSPRPKAETLDARIQSLLTNIRRCGTFLGSAAKADVFSQDSPTSAPSLRNLPLSDNLKDASPTPLPQEDETSRALFFLASRRDVECPSAFDFTKSEGRRDGSSKTDAERSQAPCPKGLHSSNVDEANPEASSPSFPQPPRSAQQSKHSPRATTSAARQPPCTALRFPAPSFVPNGTVPIPPPGRRGGIPIPPPPHFPVPRPPLTPRSVHTYPASDRGNPARLGSLPHRSAAPSPCIDPLAPAPHNPVVAENPDEVTLEKVFRVLMGELKSIIKRDIARRMIEGVAFKAFEDWWDDQEKKAKVPVLPLIDKKNKCVNLRNHINGQSEKPPLPSFKIKKKKRDDNPAMLEVVGNNGYDASKGGDMLETTFGRRKRRHARPLELDSDDDDDDDDDDERNEEYKTRRAEQTEQEQQAGPTDHQCDGNHRDGNRQKKEEETDKHIEAEDTCPVPEAYSEWRTSEDCSSHADSSDSFSSESYNDPSYSDFSSEDDDDDLEDSVKDGEGWEFIVISSDEEFTEVEPPVTPSAPLTPGAQLDLVLRDLSEPRNSEKAEENRQEHVMMALHTVKPQERAPSSHTGLPAISLPAALEVEVKMERRVLPLGSPDYTLRPLTPAGCLTDSDPDLLITSKPTSPVVMEELERPQTPGKGIASQLGSDESGDDNLSPPLSEFHLPSSSLFPEAPKTPGSEETSARSPNREVGVSTTPGHESVTPENARVTHSHFTKASPHSSLFSNPFSMLAPKTPGRDIRRTQRASVRRPKTETVNSSQALLCAQSLGRSSPCDLSETETSDGGGVRTWSGTRATPLQGLENTPALLYEASGGRATKMRRKGYKRIKRGRRRRRFCRGRRPPEWRSVREERRILHSIWTDGLDEEDGRLLRCAYERLQEQDEGRGWLSDTLWMPHPLTKVAEKNEGHRSWQQNHVTGSARSEGFYKISRRDKVEYLNRARTTELPSTSARGPLTQSTALRAGSDFRSEQRRLLSSFSCDSDLLKFNQLKFRKKRICFSRSHIHDWGLFAMEAIATNEMVTEYVGQIIRQNIADMRERRYEQAGIGSSYLFRVDRNTIIDATKCGNLSRFINHSCNPNCYAKIITVESRKKIVIYSRQPVGIHEELTYDYKFPIEDAKIPCLCGAESCRGSLN, translated from the exons ATGGGCAACGTCATCCGCGTGGAAATTGACCCAAAAG GTGAAAACAGGCTTCGCTACCTGCAACTGCTCTGCAACGGTCTGTGCACCCCATGGAGTCTACCGGTGGGAAGCGGTGACCGAAGTCTCCCGGGCGCAATCGACAATTTACCG agcAATTCGAGCCCCGGCAGCCTCTCTCCGGACACGGCGTACTCCGGTGTTGGTCAGGATACGCCTCGTAGCTTCGGGCGAGTCGCTGAAGTCTCGGAGGTCAAGTTAGATTTAAAGGACCGCCGACCTCCAGCTTGCCTCCCGCTGTTTCGCCAGAGTGACAGGCAGAAACGTGCACAATGGTGGAAGACTGAAAACACATTTGCTGACAATCCCGCAAAACACTCCTTTGAACTTGTATCACCTGGTCCAGAGTTTGGGAACGTGCTCCCGCCTACCTCAGACGCCTTCCCTAGAAACTCTTTGAGCATCTTCGGCTTCAACTCGGCAGCCAACGAGCAGGCGGACGTGAGCTTCCCTTCTGACGCCAGAGCAGACTTACCTCAGTCACCGGTCAACGTGGTCCCCAGAAGCCCCCGACCAAAGGCAGAGACTTTAGACGCCCGCATACAAAGTTTGCTGACAAACATCCGACGTTGCGGCACTTTCCTTGGAAGCGCCGCGAAGGCCGATGTCTTCTCCCAGGACAGCCCGACGTCAGCGCCGTCGCTCCGGAACTTGCCTCTCTCCGACAATTTGAAAGATGCCAGTCCAACACCGCTCCCACAGGAGGATGAAACTTCCcgagctcttttttttctcgcaTCCCGTCGAGATGTCGAGTGTCCTTCTGCATTTGATTTCACAAAGTCTGAAGGACGCCGAGATGGAAGCAGTAAGACAGATGCAGAACGGTCCCAGGCGCCATGTCCGAAG GGGCTTCACTCCTCAAATGTGGACGAAGCAAACCCTGAGGCGTCGTCGCCATCTTTTCCTCAGCCTCCCCGCAGCGCTCAACAGTCCAAACACAGTCCGCGTGCCACCACATCTGCAGCTCGCCAGCCACCCTGCACCGCTTTGCGTTTCCCCGCTCCTTCATTCGTCCCAAACGGCACCGTTCCCATTCCGCCTCCGGGCCGTCGCGGCGGCATCCCGATTCCACCGCCTCCTCATTTCCCGGTCCCTCGACCTCCTTTGACGCCGCGCTCTGTGCACACGTACCCCGCATCGGACCGGGGCAACCCAGCGAGACTTGGAAGTCTACCGCACCGGTCCGCTGCACCTTCTCCTTGCATCGACCCTTTAGCGCCGGCGCCGCACAACCCAGTCGTGGCGGAAAACCCTGACGAAGTCACACTTGAAAAAGTCTTCCGGGTGCTGATGGGCGAACTGAAGTCAATTATCAAGAGGGACATCGCGCGGAGAATGATTGAGGGAGTGGCGTTCAAGGCGTTTGAAGACTGGTGGGACGATCAAGAGAAGAAAGCAAAG GTACCAGTTTTGCCTCTGATcgataagaaaaacaaatgtgtaaatCTTCGGAATCACATCAACGGCCAGAGCGAGAAACCGCCACTGCCCTCCTTCAAG attaagaagaagaaaagagacgACAATCCTGCAATGTTAGAAGTCGTGGGAAATAACGGCTATG ATGCAAGCAAAGGGGGCGATATGTTGGAAACGACATTTGGGAGGCGTAAACGCAGACACGCGAGACCGCTTGAGCTTGAtagcgatgatgatgatgatgatgatgatgatgatgagagaAATGAAGAATACAAGACGCGTCGAGCAGAGCAAACGGAGCAAGAGCAACAGGCTGGGCCCACAGACCATCAA tgcgACGGAAACCATCGCGATGGCAATCGTcagaaaaaagaggaggagaCTGACAAACACATCGAGGCTGAAGACACATGTCCAGTTCCTG AAGCATATTCCGAGTGGAGAACCTCGGAGGACTGCTCATCCCACGCAGACTCCTCTGACTCTTTTTCTTCAGAGAGCTACAACGACCCCTCGTACTCTGACTTCAGCTCTgaagatgacgatgatgatttGGAAGATAGTGTGAAGGACGGCGAAGGTTGGGAGTTTATCGTAATATCATCAGATGAGGAGTTCACGGAGGTTGAGCCCCCTGTGACGCCCTCAGCCCCCCTCACTCCCGGCGCTCAGCTGGATCTGGTCCTCCGCGACTTGTCAGAGCCGCGGAATAGTGAGAAAGCAGAGGAGAACCGCCAAGAACACGTCATGATGGCGCTTCATACCGTCAAGCCGCAGGAACGTGCGCCATCGTCGCATACTGGACTTCCAG CCATCTCTCTACCAGCGGCTCTCGAAGTTGAGGTGAAGATGGAGCGCCGTGTTTTGCCCTTGGGATCTCCAGATTACACCTTGAGGCCTCTCACCCCTGCCGGCTGCTTGACTGACAGCGACCCGGACCTTTTGATCACAAGCAAACCGACTTCTCCGGTTGTGATGGAGGAGCTCGAACGACCTCAGACTCCGGGCAAGGGGATAGCATCTCAATTAGGAAGTGACGAATCAGGAGATGACAATCTGTCGCCACCGCTCAGCGAGTTCCATCTGCCGTCATCTTCGTTATTCCCGGAAGCGCCCAAAACTCCAGGCAGCGAAGAAACAAGTGCACGGAGTCCTAACAGAGAGGTCGGCGTCTCAACAACTCCGGGACATGAGAGCGTCACACCGGAGAATGCGAGGGTAACACACTCGCATTTTACAAAGGCATCGCCTCATTCATCACTCTTCAGCAATCCGTTTAGTATGTTAGCACCAAAGACGCCTGGAAGAGACATCCGTCGAACACAAAGAGCCTCAGTCCGCAGACCAAAGACTGAAACGGTGAACAGCTCACAAGCTCTTTTATGTGCCCAATCCCTTGGAAGGTCATCTCCGTGTGACCTCTCTGAAACCGAAACATCTGACGGCGGAGGAGTGAGAACTTGGTCAGGCACGAGAGCGACACCTCTTCAAGGGCTGGAGAACACGCCGGCTCTGCTCTACGAGGCAAGCGGGGGGCGAGCGACAAAAATGAGGCGTAAAGGGTACAAGAGAATAAAAAGGGGTCGGAGGAGGCGCCGCTTCTGTCGCGGTCGTCGTCCCCCCGAGTGGCGTTCGGTGCGGGAGGAGAGGAGGATACTGCACAGTATATGGACGGACGGTCTGGATGAAGAGGATGGGAGGCTGCTGCGGTGCGCTTACGAAAGGCTGCAAGAGCAGGACGAAGGCCGCGGTTGGCTGAGTGACACCCTCTGGATGCCACATCCT CTGACTAAAGTTGCAGAGAAGAACGAAGGACACCGATCGTGGCAGCAGAACCACGTTACGGGCTCAGCTCGCAGCGAGGGCTTCTACAAAATCAGCCGGCGGGATAAAGTCGAGTACCTCAACCGAGCGAGAACCACCGAGCTTCCGTCGACAAGCGCTCGG GGACCTCTGACGCAGTCCACTGCACTTCGTGCAGGGTCAGACTTCAGGTCAGAACAGCGCCGTCTGCTGTCGTCTTTCAGCTGCGATAGTGACCTGCTCAAGTTTAACCAACTCaag TTCCGAAAGAAGAGGATTTGTTTCAGCAGAAGCCACATCCACGATTGGGGTCTGTTTGCCATGGAGGCCATAGCAACAAACGAGATGGTGACTGAGTATGTAGGCCAAATTATCAGACAG AACATTGCTGACATGAGAGAGCGCAGATATGAGCAGGCGGGCATCGGAAGCAGCTATTTGTTCCGAGTGGATCGGAACACCATCATCGATGCCACAAAATGCGGGAATTTATCCAGGTTCATCAACCACAGCTGCAAC CCGAACTGCTACGCAAAGATAATCACGGTGGAGTCTCGAAAGAAGATCGTGATTTACTCGCGGCAGCCGGTAGGCATCCACGAAGAACTCACGTACGACTACAAGTTTCCAATTGAGGACGCAAAGATTCCTTGTTTGTGCGGAGCTGAAAGCTGTCGGGGCTCTTTGAACTGA
- the LOC133475600 gene encoding histone-lysine N-methyltransferase SETD1B-A-like isoform X3 yields the protein MESEKDVSERRESPRSRKLVRDPAAARGPRDGERPPNRRVVWQLQLDDAAADPRICRRRTRRRNGADDDLSLPRFKIDEFYVGPLPRKEVTFCGLNDNVNEAFLTDVCRKHGRAEHVEIFYNPKNNKHLGVAKVVFDTARAARDTVRHLDRTSVMGNVIRVEIDPKGENRLRYLQLLCNGLCTPWSLPVGSGDRSLPGAIDNLPSNSSPGSLSPDTAYSGVGQDTPRSFGRVAEVSEVKLDLKDRRPPACLPLFRQSDRQKRAQWWKTENTFADNPAKHSFELVSPGPEFGNVLPPTSDAFPRNSLSIFGFNSAANEQADVSFPSDARADLPQSPVNVVPRSPRPKAETLDARIQSLLTNIRRCGTFLGSAAKADVFSQDSPTSAPSLRNLPLSDNLKDASPTPLPQEDETSRALFFLASRRDVECPSAFDFTKSEGRRDGSSKTDAERSQAPCPKGLHSSNVDEANPEASSPSFPQPPRSAQQSKHSPRATTSAARQPPCTALRFPAPSFVPNGTVPIPPPGRRGGIPIPPPPHFPVPRPPLTPRSVHTYPASDRGNPARLGSLPHRSAAPSPCIDPLAPAPHNPVVAENPDEVTLEKVFRVLMGELKSIIKRDIARRMIEGVAFKAFEDWWDDQEKKAKVPVLPLIDKKNKCVNLRNHINGQSEKPPLPSFKIKKKKRDDNPAMLEVVGNNGYDASKGGDMLETTFGRRKRRHARPLELDSDDDDDDDDDDERNEEYKTRRAEQTEQEQQAGPTDHQCDGNHRDGNRQKKEEETDKHIEAEDTCPVPEAYSEWRTSEDCSSHADSSDSFSSESYNDPSYSDFSSEDDDDDLEDSVKDGEGWEFIVISSDEEFTEVEPPVTPSAPLTPGAQLDLVLRDLSEPRNSEKAEENRQEHVMMALHTVKPQERAPSSHTGLPAISLPAALEVEVKMERRVLPLGSPDYTLRPLTPAGCLTDSDPDLLITSKPTSPVVMEELERPQTPGKGIASQLGSDESGDDNLSPPLSEFHLPSSSLFPEAPKTPGSEETSARSPNREVGVSTTPGHESVTPENARVTHSHFTKASPHSSLFSNPFSMLAPKTPGRDIRRTQRASVRRPKTETVNSSQALLCAQSLGRSSPCDLSETETSDGGGVRTWSGTRATPLQGLENTPALLYEASGGRATKMRRKGYKRIKRGRRRRRFCRGRRPPEWRSVREERRILHSIWTDGLDEEDGRLLRCAYERLQEQDEGRGWLSDTLWMPHPLTKVAEKNEGHRSWQQNHVTGSARSEGFYKISRRDKVEYLNRARTTELPSTSARGPLTQSTALRAGSDFRSEQRRLLSSFSCDSDLLKFNQLKFRKKRICFSRSHIHDWGLFAMEAIATNEMVTEYVGQIIRQNIADMRERRYEQAGIGSSYLFRVDRNTIIDATKCGNLSRFINHSCNPNCYAKIITVESRKKIVIYSRQPVGIHEELTYDYKFPIEDAKIPCLCGAESCRGSLN from the exons ATGGAAAGCGAAAAAGACGTTTCGGAGAGACGAGAATCACCGCGAAGTCGCAAGTTGGTGCGCGACCCCGCTGCGGCACGAGGGCCGCGCGACGGCGAGCGACCGCCTAACAGGCGCGTCGTTTGGCAACTTCAGCTCGACGACGCGGCGGCAGATCCGCGCATCTGCCGCCGCCGCACGCGGAGGCGCAACGGCGCCGACGATGACCTTTCGCTCCCCAGGTTTAAG ATCGACGAGTTTTACGTCGGCCCTCTTCCTCGCAAAGAAGTGACGTTTTGCGGGTTGAACGACAACGTCAACGAGGCCTTCCTGACCGACGTGTGCAGGAAACACGGCCGCGCCGAACACGTGGAGATTTTCTACAACCCGAAGAACAACAAGCACTTAGGCGTggcaaaagttgtttttgaCACTGCCAGGGCCGCGAGGGACACCGTTCGCCACCTCGACCGAACGTCGGTGATGGGCAACGTCATCCGCGTGGAAATTGACCCAAAAG GTGAAAACAGGCTTCGCTACCTGCAACTGCTCTGCAACGGTCTGTGCACCCCATGGAGTCTACCGGTGGGAAGCGGTGACCGAAGTCTCCCGGGCGCAATCGACAATTTACCG agcAATTCGAGCCCCGGCAGCCTCTCTCCGGACACGGCGTACTCCGGTGTTGGTCAGGATACGCCTCGTAGCTTCGGGCGAGTCGCTGAAGTCTCGGAGGTCAAGTTAGATTTAAAGGACCGCCGACCTCCAGCTTGCCTCCCGCTGTTTCGCCAGAGTGACAGGCAGAAACGTGCACAATGGTGGAAGACTGAAAACACATTTGCTGACAATCCCGCAAAACACTCCTTTGAACTTGTATCACCTGGTCCAGAGTTTGGGAACGTGCTCCCGCCTACCTCAGACGCCTTCCCTAGAAACTCTTTGAGCATCTTCGGCTTCAACTCGGCAGCCAACGAGCAGGCGGACGTGAGCTTCCCTTCTGACGCCAGAGCAGACTTACCTCAGTCACCGGTCAACGTGGTCCCCAGAAGCCCCCGACCAAAGGCAGAGACTTTAGACGCCCGCATACAAAGTTTGCTGACAAACATCCGACGTTGCGGCACTTTCCTTGGAAGCGCCGCGAAGGCCGATGTCTTCTCCCAGGACAGCCCGACGTCAGCGCCGTCGCTCCGGAACTTGCCTCTCTCCGACAATTTGAAAGATGCCAGTCCAACACCGCTCCCACAGGAGGATGAAACTTCCcgagctcttttttttctcgcaTCCCGTCGAGATGTCGAGTGTCCTTCTGCATTTGATTTCACAAAGTCTGAAGGACGCCGAGATGGAAGCAGTAAGACAGATGCAGAACGGTCCCAGGCGCCATGTCCGAAG GGGCTTCACTCCTCAAATGTGGACGAAGCAAACCCTGAGGCGTCGTCGCCATCTTTTCCTCAGCCTCCCCGCAGCGCTCAACAGTCCAAACACAGTCCGCGTGCCACCACATCTGCAGCTCGCCAGCCACCCTGCACCGCTTTGCGTTTCCCCGCTCCTTCATTCGTCCCAAACGGCACCGTTCCCATTCCGCCTCCGGGCCGTCGCGGCGGCATCCCGATTCCACCGCCTCCTCATTTCCCGGTCCCTCGACCTCCTTTGACGCCGCGCTCTGTGCACACGTACCCCGCATCGGACCGGGGCAACCCAGCGAGACTTGGAAGTCTACCGCACCGGTCCGCTGCACCTTCTCCTTGCATCGACCCTTTAGCGCCGGCGCCGCACAACCCAGTCGTGGCGGAAAACCCTGACGAAGTCACACTTGAAAAAGTCTTCCGGGTGCTGATGGGCGAACTGAAGTCAATTATCAAGAGGGACATCGCGCGGAGAATGATTGAGGGAGTGGCGTTCAAGGCGTTTGAAGACTGGTGGGACGATCAAGAGAAGAAAGCAAAG GTACCAGTTTTGCCTCTGATcgataagaaaaacaaatgtgtaaatCTTCGGAATCACATCAACGGCCAGAGCGAGAAACCGCCACTGCCCTCCTTCAAG attaagaagaagaaaagagacgACAATCCTGCAATGTTAGAAGTCGTGGGAAATAACGGCTATG ATGCAAGCAAAGGGGGCGATATGTTGGAAACGACATTTGGGAGGCGTAAACGCAGACACGCGAGACCGCTTGAGCTTGAtagcgatgatgatgatgatgatgatgatgatgatgagagaAATGAAGAATACAAGACGCGTCGAGCAGAGCAAACGGAGCAAGAGCAACAGGCTGGGCCCACAGACCATCAA tgcgACGGAAACCATCGCGATGGCAATCGTcagaaaaaagaggaggagaCTGACAAACACATCGAGGCTGAAGACACATGTCCAGTTCCTG AAGCATATTCCGAGTGGAGAACCTCGGAGGACTGCTCATCCCACGCAGACTCCTCTGACTCTTTTTCTTCAGAGAGCTACAACGACCCCTCGTACTCTGACTTCAGCTCTgaagatgacgatgatgatttGGAAGATAGTGTGAAGGACGGCGAAGGTTGGGAGTTTATCGTAATATCATCAGATGAGGAGTTCACGGAGGTTGAGCCCCCTGTGACGCCCTCAGCCCCCCTCACTCCCGGCGCTCAGCTGGATCTGGTCCTCCGCGACTTGTCAGAGCCGCGGAATAGTGAGAAAGCAGAGGAGAACCGCCAAGAACACGTCATGATGGCGCTTCATACCGTCAAGCCGCAGGAACGTGCGCCATCGTCGCATACTGGACTTCCAG CCATCTCTCTACCAGCGGCTCTCGAAGTTGAGGTGAAGATGGAGCGCCGTGTTTTGCCCTTGGGATCTCCAGATTACACCTTGAGGCCTCTCACCCCTGCCGGCTGCTTGACTGACAGCGACCCGGACCTTTTGATCACAAGCAAACCGACTTCTCCGGTTGTGATGGAGGAGCTCGAACGACCTCAGACTCCGGGCAAGGGGATAGCATCTCAATTAGGAAGTGACGAATCAGGAGATGACAATCTGTCGCCACCGCTCAGCGAGTTCCATCTGCCGTCATCTTCGTTATTCCCGGAAGCGCCCAAAACTCCAGGCAGCGAAGAAACAAGTGCACGGAGTCCTAACAGAGAGGTCGGCGTCTCAACAACTCCGGGACATGAGAGCGTCACACCGGAGAATGCGAGGGTAACACACTCGCATTTTACAAAGGCATCGCCTCATTCATCACTCTTCAGCAATCCGTTTAGTATGTTAGCACCAAAGACGCCTGGAAGAGACATCCGTCGAACACAAAGAGCCTCAGTCCGCAGACCAAAGACTGAAACGGTGAACAGCTCACAAGCTCTTTTATGTGCCCAATCCCTTGGAAGGTCATCTCCGTGTGACCTCTCTGAAACCGAAACATCTGACGGCGGAGGAGTGAGAACTTGGTCAGGCACGAGAGCGACACCTCTTCAAGGGCTGGAGAACACGCCGGCTCTGCTCTACGAGGCAAGCGGGGGGCGAGCGACAAAAATGAGGCGTAAAGGGTACAAGAGAATAAAAAGGGGTCGGAGGAGGCGCCGCTTCTGTCGCGGTCGTCGTCCCCCCGAGTGGCGTTCGGTGCGGGAGGAGAGGAGGATACTGCACAGTATATGGACGGACGGTCTGGATGAAGAGGATGGGAGGCTGCTGCGGTGCGCTTACGAAAGGCTGCAAGAGCAGGACGAAGGCCGCGGTTGGCTGAGTGACACCCTCTGGATGCCACATCCT CTGACTAAAGTTGCAGAGAAGAACGAAGGACACCGATCGTGGCAGCAGAACCACGTTACGGGCTCAGCTCGCAGCGAGGGCTTCTACAAAATCAGCCGGCGGGATAAAGTCGAGTACCTCAACCGAGCGAGAACCACCGAGCTTCCGTCGACAAGCGCTCGG GGACCTCTGACGCAGTCCACTGCACTTCGTGCAGGGTCAGACTTCAGGTCAGAACAGCGCCGTCTGCTGTCGTCTTTCAGCTGCGATAGTGACCTGCTCAAGTTTAACCAACTCaag TTCCGAAAGAAGAGGATTTGTTTCAGCAGAAGCCACATCCACGATTGGGGTCTGTTTGCCATGGAGGCCATAGCAACAAACGAGATGGTGACTGAGTATGTAGGCCAAATTATCAGACAG AACATTGCTGACATGAGAGAGCGCAGATATGAGCAGGCGGGCATCGGAAGCAGCTATTTGTTCCGAGTGGATCGGAACACCATCATCGATGCCACAAAATGCGGGAATTTATCCAGGTTCATCAACCACAGCTGCAAC CCGAACTGCTACGCAAAGATAATCACGGTGGAGTCTCGAAAGAAGATCGTGATTTACTCGCGGCAGCCGGTAGGCATCCACGAAGAACTCACGTACGACTACAAGTTTCCAATTGAGGACGCAAAGATTCCTTGTTTGTGCGGAGCTGAAAGCTGTCGGGGCTCTTTGAACTGA